A single Ctenopharyngodon idella isolate HZGC_01 chromosome 22, HZGC01, whole genome shotgun sequence DNA region contains:
- the arhgap46b gene encoding rho GTPase-activating protein 39 isoform X3 produces MLVKVNSIGRNQSLGPATAHHLLHHTPTNISTSPKPGYTAQLDRIALLNKMALPGDSKQGYHLKKGDANFCLVLPTSSSSSCSAHQRSGSGTSRPSSPQYGATPSAPIYDEPPPIDPPIYDEPPVEMEVEGAHHLHRGPNSTSHSLPKGTQPPKLLQFPHSKQISSSSASEYSPAGRECIKHMVNVDAAASKNQPQMSNPIEGPSNPAVPQIQPQSPVSAQIKKEISLEKKQSWRLLEPRHSRQSSLASQEYPGPAAVTYQDSGYSTGPSPSLRRKNRRRAALGTGSGRPGSVGSSGELNALNEKLMAEMRAVVNRSNTLHGSKASLDTEMGSEASGSTARSPVSSLKMGARGCGSREDVTSSNRSLCRGGGNNPGDVLLSPLVTDGLGSRQKRTYEKVDSLEKSVTSQTSLSSPEPQRSPSQTGTLESKTQQDVSPQDDHDSEGRGTAHLTYKNNNNSPPPPHASTGSGYQYPYTTLCKPMPDANMEDWASKNLNQHTQGLFRRRVSIANMLSWNRGSIKKPMLITSDRAVKKEACEMFKLVQAYMGDRPARLDKRHVALQVVTKCWGMQGLRDELYVQLVRQTTDNLSLRSLEAGWELMAISLSFFSPSPKFRRYLEGYIQRHLEPSNDKKILQHIMEQQDIKNKKNSKSRKKRRQNNEEEEDEGLPISTYAKYCYRKLQKVAITGGKKGLRKPTLEEIDHGRNAIVTPSLFGSALEEIMERQSELFPNRKLPWVQVQLSQYVLALGGAQTEGIFRVPGDIDEVNALKLQVEQWRIPESLSDPNVPASLLKLWYRELEEPVIPQSFYTQCISHYEDPDAAISVVQSLPELNRLVLCYFINFLQVFAQPVNVSRTKMDVNNLAMVMAPNCLRCQSDDPRIIFENTRKEMSFLRILIVHLDTSFIKGLI; encoded by the exons ATGTTGGTGAAAGTTAACAGCATTGGAAGAAACCAGTCTCTGGGACCAGCTACTGCCCACCACCTTCTCCACCACACTCCCACCAACATAAGCACTTCACCCAAACCAGGTTACACAGCGCAGCTTGACAGAATTGCTCTGCTCAACAAAATGGCCTTACCTGGAGACTCCAAGCAGGGTTACCACCTCAAAAAGGGGGATGCCAACTTCTGTCTGGTTTTGCCCACTTCTAGCTCTTCCTCTTGCTCGGCCCACCAGCGCTCTGGTTCAGGTACATCCCGCCCCTCGTCCCCTCAATATGGAGCTACACCCTCAGCACCCATCTACGATGAACCTCCACCCATAGATCCCCCTATTTACGATGAACCCCCAGTGGAAATGGAAGTAGAAGGGGCTCACCACTTACACAGAGGTCCCAACTCCACCAGTCACAGCCTTCCGAAAGGAACCCAGCCTCCTAAACTCCTCCAGTTCCCCCATTCCAAACAGATCTCCAGCTCCTCAGCTAGTGAGTACAGTCCGGCCGGCCGGGAGTGCATCAAACACATGGTGAATGTGGATGCAGCTGCATCCAAGAACCAGCCCCAGATGTCTAATCCCATTGAGGGTCCTTCAAATCCAGCCGTCCCTCAAATCCAGCCCCAGTCTCCAGTCTCTGCCCAGATTAAGAAAGAAATCTCTCTGGAGAAGAAGCAATCGTGGAGACTGTTGGAGCCTCGCCATAGCCGTCAAAGCAGCCTGGCCTCTCAGGAGTACCCAGGCCCTGCTGCCGTCACGTACCAGGATTCTGGCTACTCCACTGGGCCATCCCCAAGTCTGCGAAGGAAAAACCGTCGGCGTGCAGCTCTGGGTACTGGGTCTGGTCGGCCCGGGTCAGTGGGCAGCAGTGGCGAGTTAAACGCATTGAATGAGAAGCTGATGGCAGAAATGAGGGCGGTGGTGAACCGTTCCAACACACTTCATGGTAGCAAGGCCAGTCTGGACACTGAGATGGGATCAGAGGCTTCTGGAAGTACTGCCCGCTCCCCAGTCAGTTCACTGAAGATGGGCGCAAGAGGGTGTGGATCAAGGGAGGATGTGACATCAAGTAACCGATCACTGTGTAGGGGTGGGGGCAACAACCCTGGTGACGTGCTGCTGTCGCCACTGGTGACAGATGGGCTTGGAAGCCGGCAAAAGAGGACGTATGAGAAAGTGGATTCTCTGGAGAAGAGCGTAACATCACAGACCAGCTTGTCATCTCCAGAACCGCAGAGGTCACCCTCACAG ACAGGAACACTGGAATCCAAAACTCAGCAGGACGTCTCGCCCCAGGATGACCATGACAGCGAGGGTCGTGGAACCGCTCACCTTAcctataaaaacaacaacaacagtccCCCTCCTCCCCACGCCAGCACGGGTTCGGGTTACCAGTACCCGTACACCACCCTCTGCAAACCTATGCCCGACGCCAACATGGAGGACTGGGCCAGCAAGAACCTTAACCAGCACACGCAAGGCCTGTTTCGCCGGCGTGTCTCCATCGCTAATATGCTGTCGTGGAACCGCGGCTCCATTAAGAAACCTATGCTGATCACCAGCGACCGGGCTGTCAAGAAGGAAGCCTGCGAGATGTTCAAGCTGGTCCAGGCATACATGGGCGACAGGCCAGCCAGATTGGACAAACGCCACGTGGCTCTTCAGGTGGTCACAAAGTGCTGGGGGATGCAAGGCTTGAGGGACGAATTGTACGTGCAGCTGGTGCGGCAGACCACAGATAACTTGAGTTTGAGGAGCTTGGAGGCAGGCTGGGAGTTGATGGCCATCAGCTTATCATTCTTCTCACCATCGCCCAAATTTAGACGCTATTTGGAAGGCTACATCCAACGACACCTTGAACCCAGTAATGATAAGAAAA TACTTCAGCACATCATGGAGCAGCAggacataaaaaacaagaagaattcaaagtccagaaaaaAAAGGAGACAGAACAATGAGGAAGAAGAGGATGAGG GCCTTCCCATCAGCACTTACGCCAAGTACTGCTACCGTAAGCTGCAAAAAGTGGCCATTACTGGGGGCAAGAAG GGTCTGAGGAAGCCCACTCTGGAGGAGATCGATCATGGCCGGAATGCCATCGTGACACCATCTCTTTTCGGGAGCGCTCTGGAGGAGATCATGGAGAGGCAGAGTGAGCTCTTCCCCAACAGGAAACTGCCCTGGGTGCAGGTGCAACTCTCTCAGTATGTGCTGGCCCTGGGTGGAGCCCAGACGGAGGGCATCTTCAG AGTTCCAGGGGATATTGATGAGGTGAACGCTCTCAAGCTGCAGGTGGAGCAGTGGAGAATTCCTGAAAGCCTCTCTGATCCCAATGTCCCAG CGTCTCTGTTGAAGTTGTGGTACAGGGAGCTGGAGGAGCCGGTGATTCCTCAGAGCTTCTATACGCAGTGCATCAGTCACTATGAAGATCCTGATGCAGCCATCAGTGTGGTTCAGTCCCTCCCAGAGCTCAACAGACTCGTGCTCTGCTACTTCATCAACTTCTTACAG GTCTTTGCTCAGCCGGTGAACGTGAGTAGGACTAAGATGGATGTGAATAATTTGGCGATGGTCATGGCTCCAAACTGCCTGCGCTGTCAGTCTGACGATCCCCGAATCATCTTTGAAAACACGCGGAAAGAGATGTCCTTCCTCCGCATACTCATAGTCCATTTGGACACCAGCTTCATCAAGGGCTTAATCTGA